From a single Capsicum annuum cultivar UCD-10X-F1 chromosome 12, UCD10Xv1.1, whole genome shotgun sequence genomic region:
- the LOC107851101 gene encoding mRNA cap guanine-N7 methyltransferase 2 isoform X2, with protein sequence MSSFPSHRGSSSESSHHRLLDVVKNVLIKIFVFPYATVCEMYCGKVPDVEKWDEAQIGHYIGIDVATSGLNEVKEEWENQRKAYTSEFIELDPCIEDVDSHWKDKEKQADIVFCMHNLQVCFDSEEKARRLLHNVSSLLKPGGYFLGITPDSSTIWAKYQKNVEAYHNRSGGMKPNIVPNCIRSENYMITFEVEEEKFPFFGKKYQLKFASDVSAETQCLVHFPSLLRLAREAGLEHMEIQNLTDFYDDNRAADSSFILLHS encoded by the exons ATGAGTTCATTTCCGAGTCACAGAGGTAGTAGTAGCGAGTCAAGTCACCATCGACTCCTCGATGTCGTCAAAAATGTGCTTATCAAAATCTTCGTATTCCCTTATGCCACT GTTTGTGAAATGTATTGTGGCAAAGTACCTGATGTGGAGAAGTGGGACGAAGCTCAAATTGGTCACTACATTGGCATTG ATGTGGCAACTTCGGGATTGAACGAAGTGAAGGAAGAGTGGGAGAATCAGCGGAAGGCTTACACATCCGAGTTCATTGAGCTCGATCCTTGTATT GAAGATGTAGACTCACACTGGAAGGACAAGGAAAAGCAGGCTGATATCGTTTTTTGCATGCACAATTTACAG GTGTGCTTTGATAGTGAAGAGAAAGCAAGGAGGCTATTGCATAATGTATCATCTTTGCTTAAACCTGGGGGTTACTTTCTTGGTATTACTCCTGACTCATCTACTATATG GGCCAAGTACCAGAAGAATGTTGAAGCATACCATAATAGGAGCGGCGGGATGAAACCAAACATTGTTCCTAATTGCATTAGATCAGAAAATTACATGATTACTTTTGAGGTTGAGGAAGAGAA GTTTCCTTTCTTTGGTAAGAAGTACCAATTGAAGTTTGCAAGTGACGTCTCTGCTGAAACTCAATGTTTGGTTCATTTTCCGAGCCTGCTCAG GTTGGCCAGAGAGGCTGGCCTTGAGCACATGGAGATTCAGAACTTGACAGATTTTTATGATGATAACAG AGCAGCTGATTCTTCCTTCATTTTACTCCATTCATAG
- the LOC107851101 gene encoding mRNA cap guanine-N7 methyltransferase 2 isoform X3 encodes MSSFPSHRGSSSESSHHRLLDVVKNVLIKIFVFPYATVCEMYCGKVPDVEKWDEAQIGHYIGIDVATSGLNEVKEEWENQRKAYTSEFIELDPCIEDVDSHWKDKEKQADIVFCMHNLQVCFDSEEKARRLLHNVSSLLKPGGYFLGITPDSSTIWAKYQKNVEAYHNRSGGMKPNIVPNCIRSENYMITFEVEEEKFPFFGKKYQLKFASDVSAETQCLVHFPSLLRLAREAGLEHMEIQNLTDFYDDNS; translated from the exons ATGAGTTCATTTCCGAGTCACAGAGGTAGTAGTAGCGAGTCAAGTCACCATCGACTCCTCGATGTCGTCAAAAATGTGCTTATCAAAATCTTCGTATTCCCTTATGCCACT GTTTGTGAAATGTATTGTGGCAAAGTACCTGATGTGGAGAAGTGGGACGAAGCTCAAATTGGTCACTACATTGGCATTG ATGTGGCAACTTCGGGATTGAACGAAGTGAAGGAAGAGTGGGAGAATCAGCGGAAGGCTTACACATCCGAGTTCATTGAGCTCGATCCTTGTATT GAAGATGTAGACTCACACTGGAAGGACAAGGAAAAGCAGGCTGATATCGTTTTTTGCATGCACAATTTACAG GTGTGCTTTGATAGTGAAGAGAAAGCAAGGAGGCTATTGCATAATGTATCATCTTTGCTTAAACCTGGGGGTTACTTTCTTGGTATTACTCCTGACTCATCTACTATATG GGCCAAGTACCAGAAGAATGTTGAAGCATACCATAATAGGAGCGGCGGGATGAAACCAAACATTGTTCCTAATTGCATTAGATCAGAAAATTACATGATTACTTTTGAGGTTGAGGAAGAGAA GTTTCCTTTCTTTGGTAAGAAGTACCAATTGAAGTTTGCAAGTGACGTCTCTGCTGAAACTCAATGTTTGGTTCATTTTCCGAGCCTGCTCAG GTTGGCCAGAGAGGCTGGCCTTGAGCACATGGAGATTCAGAACTTGACAGATTTTTATGATGATAACAG CTGA
- the LOC107851101 gene encoding mRNA cap guanine-N7 methyltransferase 2 isoform X1, with protein sequence MSSFPSHRGSSSESSHHRLLDVVKNVLIKIFVFPYATVCEMYCGKVPDVEKWDEAQIGHYIGIDVATSGLNEVKEEWENQRKAYTSEFIELDPCIEDVDSHWKDKEKQADIVFCMHNLQVCFDSEEKARRLLHNVSSLLKPGGYFLGITPDSSTIWAKYQKNVEAYHNRSGGMKPNIVPNCIRSENYMITFEVEEEKFPFFGKKYQLKFASDVSAETQCLVHFPSLLRLAREAGLEHMEIQNLTDFYDDNRAQFLGMLQDAGHNFIDPRGRLLPRSYDILGLYTTFIFQKPDPEIAPPLTTPFMPVGTHYLDEMEWQVILWDEEEKSGQTDSSTGLGKITEQKGILGPGPAELRFTEAI encoded by the exons ATGAGTTCATTTCCGAGTCACAGAGGTAGTAGTAGCGAGTCAAGTCACCATCGACTCCTCGATGTCGTCAAAAATGTGCTTATCAAAATCTTCGTATTCCCTTATGCCACT GTTTGTGAAATGTATTGTGGCAAAGTACCTGATGTGGAGAAGTGGGACGAAGCTCAAATTGGTCACTACATTGGCATTG ATGTGGCAACTTCGGGATTGAACGAAGTGAAGGAAGAGTGGGAGAATCAGCGGAAGGCTTACACATCCGAGTTCATTGAGCTCGATCCTTGTATT GAAGATGTAGACTCACACTGGAAGGACAAGGAAAAGCAGGCTGATATCGTTTTTTGCATGCACAATTTACAG GTGTGCTTTGATAGTGAAGAGAAAGCAAGGAGGCTATTGCATAATGTATCATCTTTGCTTAAACCTGGGGGTTACTTTCTTGGTATTACTCCTGACTCATCTACTATATG GGCCAAGTACCAGAAGAATGTTGAAGCATACCATAATAGGAGCGGCGGGATGAAACCAAACATTGTTCCTAATTGCATTAGATCAGAAAATTACATGATTACTTTTGAGGTTGAGGAAGAGAA GTTTCCTTTCTTTGGTAAGAAGTACCAATTGAAGTTTGCAAGTGACGTCTCTGCTGAAACTCAATGTTTGGTTCATTTTCCGAGCCTGCTCAG GTTGGCCAGAGAGGCTGGCCTTGAGCACATGGAGATTCAGAACTTGACAGATTTTTATGATGATAACAG AGCACAATTTCTCGGAATGCTACAGGATGCTGGTCATAACTTTATTGATCCTAGGGGCAGACTTCTCCCAAGATCATATGACATTTTAG gtcTATATACCACATTCATATTTCAGAAGCCTGATCCAGAGATTGCACCTCCACTTACAACTCCATTTATGCCTGTTGGAACCCACTATCTTGACGAG ATGGAATGGCAAGTCATATTGTGGGATGAAGAGGAGAAGAGTGGACAGACTGATTCATCTACAGGATTGGGCAAGATAACTGAGCAAAAAGGGATTTTAGGTCCTGGTCCTGCAGAGTTGCGTTTCACTGAAGCTATTTGA